The sequence ACAAGCCGCTGCTGGGCGCGGACGACCTGGACCTCAAGCCGGAGAACCTGGAGCCCATCATGCCGCTGCTCCAGGCGAAGGAGGAGTTCCAGAAGCGCTACATCAACGAGGTGCTGGCGCGGAACAACGGCAACCGCACCAAGACGGCCAAGGACCTGGGCGTGGACCCGCGCACCATCTTCCGCCATTTGGAGAAGCTGGAGGCGGAGAAGACGGGCGGTCCGCTGCCCCCCGACGACAACGAGGAACTGCTATAGGGTTGCCGTCAAGCCACGCCATGCACCACCACGCGACGCGACAGTCCCGGGGCATCCTCCAGCCGCTCGTGACGGCGCTGGGGCTGGCGGCGCTCGCGGCGGGTTCGGGCTGCCTCATCCCCCAGGATGAGGCGTTGCTGGAGAGCGTGCCGCAGTTCCGCAACCGCCCGCCGCGCATCCTGGAGGAGCAGGTGACGCCCTCGGAGCGCATCCTGCGCAGCTTCGGCGTGGGCAGCTGCGTCCAGGACTTCAAGGTGGTGGTGGAGGACCTGGACGTCGACGACCGCATCACCGTGGAGTGGTACGTGGACTACAACCCGTCCAACCCCACGGGCTTCTACCGGCAGTTCGTCCTGCCCAACACCGGCCAGCCCGCCCGTGGCGACCGCGGCGATCTGCGCATGGACCTGCGCTCGGCCAACAACCCGCTGGCCCCGCCGGGCATCCACCTGGTGGAGGCGCTCGTCACCGACCGGCACCTCACCAACCGCCAGCCGGATCCCCCGGAAGAGGTCCTGCTCGCGGACGGCGGCGTGGTGAAGGACCCGGGCTTCGTCACCTCGTACTCGTGGGTGGTGAACACGGTGGCGGGGGACTGCCAGTGACGCGCGCGCTCCGGGCCCTGGCGCTGGCGCTCGGGCTGACCGGGGCCGGGTGCGCGTTCCTGGAGGACGAGCCTCCGCCGGATCAGCTCGTGTGCCGCTCCGACGCGGAGTGCGCCGCGGGCCAGGTGTGCTTCGTGGACGGCTGCGGCAACCCCGGCGGCGACATCGTCGTGGAGGTGGAGCCCCACCCCAAGGCGGGCCTGCTCGCGCAGGACTTCCCGGTGGACCGGCTGCGGCCGGAGCAGAACCTGGAGCTGTTCAGCCCCGTGCGCCTGCGCGGCGAGGTGTCCCGGGGCGCCGCCGCCACGGCCGACGGCGGCACGTCCCCCGTCCCCTACCGGGCCCCCATCCACCTGCTGGCCACGGGCGAAAGCCGCCTCATCCCGGGCGTCGCGCGGCGCTACGAGACGACGCTCACGCCGGACGACGGCGCGTGGATGCTGCCGGTGGGCAGCGGCGACTACACGGTGACGCTCACGCCGCTGGACCCCGCGCTGCCGCCGCTGTCGCGCACGGCCTCCGTGGACCCCGCCACGGGCGGCATGGTGGCGTTCGACCTGCCCACCGCCCCGCGCGTCGTGACGATGACGGGGACGCTGGTGCTCCAGGGCTCGCGCAGGGTGGACGCGGACATGGAGGTGCAGGCGCTGGATGAGTCGCTGCGTCCGCTGTCCCAGCGCGCCCGCGTGGCCCGCGACACGGGCGCTTTCCAGCTGGCGCTCAGCGTGGAGGACGCCTCGCGCGACACGGTGCTGCTGCGCGCGACGCCCGTGGACGCCGGCAGCCTGATGCCCTGGAAGACCTTCGTGGTGGAGCCGTTCAGCGAGCTCCCCTCCGCGCTGGAGCTGGGCGACCCCGGCGCCGCCGTGCGCGTGGAGGGCCGCGTGCTGGAGTCCAACGGCCAGTCGCCCATGGCCGGCGCGCGCGTGTCGCTCCAGGGCCGCGTGGCCGGCGGCGGCACGTTCAAGGGCCTGCCGGTGCTCACGGACGCGCAGGGGCGTTACCAGCTCCAGTCCCGGCCCGGCGTCGCGGAGTCCCCGCTCACGCTCGTCGTCGTCCCGCCGCCTGGCTCGCCTTCGCGCCTGACGCTCCAGCCGGTGGCGGTGGGCGCGGCGGACACGGTGCTGCCGGACGTGACGTGCCCGGCGCGCAGGGTGGTGGTGGGCAGCGTGAACAACCCGGAGGGCACGGGCCCCGCGTCCGGCGTGCGCATCGTGGTGGAGCCGGTGGGCGCCCTCACGGGCTGGCCGCAGCCGCCCCTGGGCTTCGAGTCCCCCCTCACCACCAACGGCGAGGGCCGCTTCGAGCTGGCCCTGGACCCGGGCGAGTACCGCCTGGACTTCCTGCCCGGGGAGAACCTGCCGCGCGTCAGCCGCTTCGTCACCGTGGCGGCGGGTGCCGACGAGACGGGGCCGCTGGAGCTGGCGGCGTTCACGCTGTCGCGGGGCCGTTCGCTGAGCGGCCGCATCACCCTGCCCCCGGATCCGGCGCTGGCGCCGGACGGCATCGCGGCGAACGCGTCCGTGCGCTTCTTCCGCGTGGTGACGGTGGCGGGACGGCCGGACTCCATCCTGCTGGCGCAGACGGTGTCCGACAGCACGGGGCGCTACTCCACCGTGCTGCCCACGCGCTGAAGGCTAGCGGCCGCTGTCCTTGCGGCGCGCGGTGTCGAAGGCGGCGTGCAGCGCGTCCACCGCGCCGCCCACCTCACCCGCGTACTGCACCGCGTGGATGGTGTAGAGGTCCTGCACCCGCGTGAGGTGGCGGTACACCGAGCGCAGCTCCACGCGGGCGGGGTCTCTCGACTCCAGGGCGCACTCGGACTCCGACTTGCGCACGCGCGTCAGCCAGTCGGTGCGGAAGCGCATCCACTCCTGGTCGACCTTGCGCGCGGGGAGGACGTGCACGAGCTTCTCGCGCTCGGCCTCCAGGTCCTTCCAGTGCGCGTCCGCGGCGTCCAGGCACTCGCGCACGGTGAGGGGCGGAGTCACGGCCGGGGGCCGCTCGGGCGTCATCGCCGCGACGGAGTGCCCCACGTTCCAGATCATCCACAGCGAGAACAGCGTGGCCAGCGTGATGTGGACCCCGTACGCGGCGCCACGGTAGGTGCGGAAGCGGGGGTCTTTCCGGGGGTCGGGAGCGGACACGGGGCCCAGGTCTTACGACCCTGGACCCCGGGTGGCAATCCTTCCCTTGCACACCGTCCGGAGCTTTGCGCTTCCGGACGGCGGCGGGCT comes from Corallococcus macrosporus and encodes:
- a CDS encoding carboxypeptidase regulatory-like domain-containing protein, which codes for MTRALRALALALGLTGAGCAFLEDEPPPDQLVCRSDAECAAGQVCFVDGCGNPGGDIVVEVEPHPKAGLLAQDFPVDRLRPEQNLELFSPVRLRGEVSRGAAATADGGTSPVPYRAPIHLLATGESRLIPGVARRYETTLTPDDGAWMLPVGSGDYTVTLTPLDPALPPLSRTASVDPATGGMVAFDLPTAPRVVTMTGTLVLQGSRRVDADMEVQALDESLRPLSQRARVARDTGAFQLALSVEDASRDTVLLRATPVDAGSLMPWKTFVVEPFSELPSALELGDPGAAVRVEGRVLESNGQSPMAGARVSLQGRVAGGGTFKGLPVLTDAQGRYQLQSRPGVAESPLTLVVVPPPGSPSRLTLQPVAVGAADTVLPDVTCPARRVVVGSVNNPEGTGPASGVRIVVEPVGALTGWPQPPLGFESPLTTNGEGRFELALDPGEYRLDFLPGENLPRVSRFVTVAAGADETGPLELAAFTLSRGRSLSGRITLPPDPALAPDGIAANASVRFFRVVTVAGRPDSILLAQTVSDSTGRYSTVLPTR